One window of Candidatus Babeliales bacterium genomic DNA carries:
- a CDS encoding MATE family efflux transporter has protein sequence MVRSFIARYIDDIYNAEKGEQYGTLLRYFVPEFITNFLLYGMPFWLDAIFVGSLSSVDMYATLGVTNTLLHFIIKVGEALSVGTTVLSGQFNGQNSFENAGRTLRDAFWVTTLLGITFGSALFFGAHTIYTWYGVSEEMITLGVPFLRLRAVGVLCMFIYLALVGFLRGIKNSRAPMKIFIFGSILFVCFDYVLIFGKYGFPAMGLQGSALATVIQYSSMMIIALGYVLFNKKNLKYSINLFSGFTDISYVKHLLAVSWPVVLDKAIMAGAYIWLGKMVATMGTGGIAAFCVVKDMERFAFLPALAFAQIITFLVSNDVGTKNWESVKINIKKTIFLASGMVSIILGFFIYKRAYIINIFDKKGDFSEIAMQAFPILSIFIIFDLVQLILSGALRGAGNVRIVMVVRLITCFCYFVPVSYLLSQWQCDNEALKLILLYGSFYLGNALMSIWYIRRFRSEHWKTPTV, from the coding sequence ATGGTAAGAAGTTTTATCGCACGTTACATAGATGATATTTACAATGCTGAAAAAGGTGAACAGTATGGCACATTATTGCGCTACTTTGTACCCGAATTCATCACTAATTTCTTATTGTACGGCATGCCATTTTGGCTTGATGCTATTTTTGTTGGATCCCTCTCATCAGTCGATATGTATGCAACACTTGGAGTCACCAATACTCTTCTTCATTTCATTATTAAAGTTGGCGAAGCGCTTTCAGTTGGAACCACGGTACTCAGTGGCCAATTTAATGGACAAAACTCATTTGAAAATGCAGGACGTACTTTGCGCGATGCATTTTGGGTAACAACATTATTGGGCATAACATTTGGCAGTGCACTTTTCTTTGGTGCGCACACTATTTACACATGGTACGGGGTTTCAGAAGAAATGATAACACTCGGTGTTCCCTTTTTACGATTGCGCGCTGTTGGTGTTTTATGCATGTTTATTTATCTTGCATTAGTAGGATTTTTGCGTGGCATTAAAAACTCTCGCGCTCCAATGAAAATATTTATTTTCGGATCAATTCTTTTTGTTTGTTTTGATTATGTACTTATTTTTGGCAAATATGGATTCCCTGCCATGGGACTGCAAGGATCTGCACTCGCAACGGTGATACAATATAGCAGCATGATGATCATTGCTCTTGGATATGTACTCTTTAACAAAAAAAATCTTAAATATAGCATCAATCTTTTCTCTGGATTTACAGATATTTCTTATGTCAAACACTTACTTGCAGTATCATGGCCTGTTGTTCTTGATAAAGCAATTATGGCAGGGGCTTACATATGGCTTGGAAAAATGGTCGCAACAATGGGAACCGGTGGCATTGCTGCATTTTGTGTAGTCAAAGATATGGAACGTTTTGCATTTTTACCAGCACTAGCATTTGCTCAAATTATTACCTTTTTAGTCAGCAATGATGTTGGTACAAAAAATTGGGAAAGTGTCAAAATCAACATCAAAAAAACCATCTTTTTAGCCTCTGGCATGGTATCAATCATTCTCGGATTTTTTATTTATAAGCGTGCATATATCATAAATATATTTGATAAAAAAGGTGATTTTTCTGAAATAGCAATGCAAGCGTTTCCAATCCTGAGTATATTTATTATCTTTGATTTGGTACAATTGATCCTGTCTGGAGCGCTACGTGGTGCAGGCAATGTTCGCATCGTAATGGTCGTACGACTCATTACCTGTTTTTGTTATTTTGTTCCTGTGTCTTACCTGTTATCACAATGGCAGTGCGACAATGAAGCGTTAAAACTTATTCTTTTATACGGCTCATTTTATCTTGGCAACGCATTAATGAGCATATGGTATATCAGAAGATTTCGCAGTGAACATTGGAAAACACCGACAGTTTAG
- the rsmG gene encoding 16S rRNA (guanine(527)-N(7))-methyltransferase RsmG, with product MGRKVDKHHLESNFTHIQLDKLITKYTLSTDQANKLKRYLELLVEWNEKFNLTAITDVAAIIQYHFDDSLALAQHIDFSAIHSTADIGTGAGFPGLPLKILFPHLKMILIEVNNKKRSFLAHVVQELELDNVIIYPFDWRTFLRTTSHHIDYFFARASLQPKELVRIFRPASPYKDATLVYWASKQWTPDKVEETFIEKEIVYTLDTVQRKFVFFKQKN from the coding sequence ATGGGAAGAAAAGTGGACAAGCATCATCTAGAGAGCAACTTTACACATATTCAGTTGGACAAACTCATCACTAAATATACCCTCTCAACCGACCAAGCAAACAAATTAAAGCGCTATCTGGAGCTTTTAGTTGAATGGAATGAGAAATTTAATTTAACAGCCATCACTGATGTGGCAGCTATTATACAGTACCATTTTGATGATTCACTCGCTCTAGCACAGCATATTGACTTTTCTGCTATACATTCAACCGCAGATATTGGTACCGGAGCAGGATTTCCAGGCCTCCCCTTGAAAATCTTATTTCCACACCTAAAAATGATACTCATTGAAGTTAATAATAAAAAAAGATCATTTTTAGCACATGTTGTTCAAGAACTGGAACTGGATAACGTTATTATATATCCATTTGATTGGCGCACATTTTTACGCACCACAAGTCACCATATTGATTATTTTTTTGCTCGCGCATCACTGCAACCAAAAGAACTTGTTCGCATATTTAGACCAGCAAGTCCTTACAAAGATGCAACCCTTGTGTATTGGGCATCAAAACAATGGACGCCTGACAAAGTAGAAGAAACCTTTATCGAAAAAGAAATAGTCTATACACTGGATACGGTACAAAGAAAATTTGTTTTCTTTAAACAAAAAAATTAA
- the gatC gene encoding Asp-tRNA(Asn)/Glu-tRNA(Gln) amidotransferase subunit GatC, which translates to MSSIITREEVEKIARLSNIELSETEIINAQKHLEAVLSYAARVQDIAKDVDVALLKNSNIERDDTIQQCNPEPILAQAPEREGDFFVVPVIIENNQ; encoded by the coding sequence ATGTCATCTATTATCACACGAGAAGAAGTTGAAAAAATTGCTCGTCTATCAAATATTGAACTTTCTGAAACAGAAATAATCAACGCTCAAAAACATCTTGAAGCAGTCCTCAGTTATGCCGCACGCGTGCAAGATATTGCTAAAGATGTTGATGTTGCACTATTAAAAAACAGCAACATTGAAAGAGATGATACTATTCAACAGTGCAATCCAGAACCCATTCTTGCACAAGCACCAGAACGTGAAGGTGACTTTTTCGTTGTTCCTGTAATTATTGAAAACAATCAATAA